Sequence from the Rhodococcus jostii RHA1 genome:
GACCTCCGGCGGGACGCCGCCCCGGTGCTGCATGGTCACGCCGGTCACCCGGCCGCCGTCGACGGTGACACCCGTGACGTCGGAACGGTCCCGTATCCGCACGTTCGGCAGGGCCTCGACCCGGCTGCGCATCTGCCACTCCACGAGCGGCCTGCTCGCGAGAATGCCGGGGACGCCACTGATCTCGCGCGCCATCCGATGCCCGTCGACGATCCACCGGATGTCGCCCAGTGCGTCGCCCGCGGTGGCGCCGAGGGCCAGGAGCTCGGACACGAACCCCGGCAGGAGGTCCTCCATCGCGGCCTGCCCGCCTGCGAGAAGCGCGTGCACGTGCCGGGCCTGCGGCACGCACCTGCGCGGGACGGCCGTGTCGGGCAGGATGTCGCGGTCGAGGACGACGACGCTCCGGAACGAGCCGGCGAGAGCCGCCGCGGCAAGCAGTCCCCCCATTCCGGCGCCGACGACTACGGCGTTGCCGGCCGGGGTCGTCCGGTGCGTCATGGCGGCTGTCCGTTCACAAGACGGTGCAGAGACCTCCAGGGTATTTCGCCTGACCTCGGAGAGCGGTGGTTACTCTGGAGTAATGACCGAACAGAAGACCTGGAATGCGTTCACCGTCGAGCGCAAGGATCACGTCGCGCAGGTGACGCTCATCGGACCCGGAAAGGGCAACGCGATGGGCCCGGATTTCTGGAGCGAGCTTCCCGAGATCTTCGGGGAACTCGACACCGATCCGGACGTGCGGGCCGTGGTGATCGCCGGCTCCGGCAAGAACTTCTCCTTCGGTCTCGACCTGCCCGCCATGAGCGGCAGCTTCGGGTCCGTCCTCGCAGACAAGGCGCAGGCCGGCCCGCGTACCACGTTCCACGACATGATCAAGCGGATGCAGTCCGGCATCAACGCGGTCGCCGACTGCCGCAAGCCGGTAGTCGCGGCCGTCCAGGGCTGGTGCATCGGCGGCGGCGTCGACCTGATCTCCGCGTGCGACATCCGCTACGCGAGCACCGACGCGAAGTTCAGCATCCGTGAGGTGAAGGTCGCGATCGTCGCCGACATGGGCAGCTTCGCCAGGCTGCCCGCCATCATCGGCGACGGCCACCTGCGGGAACTCGCGCTCACCGGCAAGGACATCGACTCCGGGCGCGCCGAGAAGATCGGTCTCGTCAACGACGTCTTCGCGGACGCCGACGCCGTCCTCGCCGCCGCGCACGCGACCGCGGCCGAGATCGCGGCGAACCCGCCGCTCGTCGTGCACGGCATCAAGGACGTCCTCGACCACTCCCGCGCGGCCGCCGTCGACGACAGTCTCCGCTACGTCGCCGCGTGGAACGCCGCGTTCCTGCCGTCGCAGGACCTGACCGAGGCGATCACCGCCGTCTTCGAGAAGCGCGCCCCCGAATTCACGGGCGAATAATCGGTCCGCTGACGCGGCCGCACCTCCGGGACGGGGTGCGGCTGTGTCGCAGACGCTTATCCGCAGGTAAAGCCCAGTTCATCAGTTGCCCGAAACCTCGACGCCCTCGCATACTTGCGGACTACAAGTAAACGACAGCGCAGCGAGGAAACAGTGTCGAATTCGGTCGAAACGCCGGTGGCCTACACCCACCGGCAGATCCTGGCTGTACTCAGTGGGTTGATGCTCGGCATGTTCCTCGCCGCGCTCGACCAGACGATCGTGGCGACGGCGATCCGGACCATCGCCGACGACCTCGACGGGTATTCGCTGCAGGCGTGGGCCACCACAGCGTACCTCGTCACCGCCACCCTGGCGACGCCGCTCTACGGCAAACTGTCCGACATCTACGGCCGCAAGCCGTTCTTCATGTTCGCGATCACGGTGTTCGTGATCGGCTCGGTGATGTGCACGTTCTCGACGTCGATGTACATGCTCGCGGCCTTCCGCGCAGTGCAGGGACTCGGCGCAGGCGGTCTGTTCTCGTTGGCGCTCACCATCATCGGCGACATCGTCTCCCCGCGTGAACGGGCCAAATACCAGGGCTACTTCCTGGCCGTGTTCGGCACCTCCAGCGTCCTCGGCCCCGTCCTCGGCGGAGTGTTCGCCGGGCAGGACGTGATCCTCGGAATCGATGGCTGGCGTTGGGTTTTCCTCGTCAACGTGCCGGTGGGACTGGTCGCGCTCACGGTCGTCTCCCGCGTGCTGCACCTGCCGCGACGACCGAGCGGAAGCCGGCGGATCGACTGGTGGGGCGCGATCGCCCTCGCAGTGGGTGTGGTGCCGCTGCTCGTGGTCGCCGAACAGGGGCACAGCTGGGGATGGGGCAGCTCGAAGTCGTTGGCGTGCTACGTGATCGGCGTCATCGGTGTGCTCGCCTTCGTGTCGGTGGAACTGGCGATGAAGGACGACGCACTCATCCCGATGCGCTTCTTCCGCAACAGCACCTTCGCGCTCGGTGTCGTGATCAGCCTCGTCGTGGGCGCCGTCATGTTCGGCGGCATCACCCTGCTACCGCAGTACCTACAGGTGGTGAAGGGCTCGAGCCCCACCCTGGCCGGGTTCCAGATCCTGCCGATGGTCCTCGGCCTCATGGCCGGCTCGGTGGTCAGCGGTCAGATGATCTCGCGGACCGGGCGGTACCGGTACTTCCCGATCCTGGGCACCGCCCTGATCGGGATCGGCGCGTTCCTGCTGCACACGCTGGCCGCGGACACCCCGATGCCCGTCGTGATGGTGTTCATGCTGATCCTCGGACTCGGTCTCGGAAACCTGATGCAGCCCCTCACCCTCGCCATTCAGAACGCACTGCCCCCGCAGGACATGGGGGTATCGACCGGAGCGGCCACGTTCTTCCGGCAGATCGGCGGCACCGCAGGCGTCGCAATCTTCCTGTCGATCCTCTTCTCCCGCCTCACCCCGGCCATCGGCGAGCGGGTGACAGCCGCCGCCGGCACAGCCGACTTCCGTCGAGCCGTGGCCGCGGCCGCACAGAGCAACGACCCCGCGGAGGCCGCCATGGGCCAGGGCATGCTCAGCCCCGACCACACCGGCGTCAGCGGAGTCCTCACGGACAGCTCGGTGATCGGAAAACTCGACGACGTGCTGGCCCTGCCCTTCCGGGAAGGATTCGCCGACGCAATCGGATCCGTCTTCCTCAGCGTGTCGATGCTCGCCGTCGTCGCCTTCGTCCTCACCCTGCTGTGGAAGGAAGTGCCGCTCCGCAGCGAGTCCGGCCTCCAGGCCGCGGCGCGGGGAGACGCGCAGGAGTGAGACGCCAACGGCGCCCACCCCCCGCGGGGGGTGGGCGCCGTTGCCGCAAATATCGGGAGGCTCAGTGCCAGACGGTTCGCCGCCGGCTCAGTGCCAGACGGTTCGCCGCCGGCTCAGTGCCAGACGGTTCGCCGCCGGCTCAGTGCCAGACGGTTCGCCGCCGGCTCAGTGCCAGACGGTTCGCCGCCGGCTCAGTGCCAGACGGTTCGCCGCCGGCTCAGTGCCAGACGGTTCGCCGCCGGCTCAGTGCCCGCCGTTGTCCTTCAGACGCTTGAACGAGGCCTCGACCTCGGCCTTCGCCTCGGCCACCCCGACCCAGTCGGCGGCCTCGACGTGCTTGCCCGGCTCGAGGTCCTTGTAGTGGACGAAGAAGTGCTTGATGGCATCCAGTTCGAACTGCGGGACGTCGCCGATGTCCTGGATGTGATCCCAGCGCGGGTCGCCGGCCGGCACACACAGCACCTTGTCGTCGCCGCCGGCCTCGTCGACCATCTTGAACATGCCGACCGGACGTGCCTCGACGATGACGCCGGGGAACACGGACTCGGGGAGCAGGACCAGCGCGTCCAGCGGGTCGCCGTCCTCGCCGAGCGTGTTCTCGATGAAGCCGTAGTCGGCCGGGTAGCCGAACGCGGTGTAGAGGTAGCGGTCCAGCTTCACGCGACCGGTCACGTGGTCGACCTCGTACTTGTTTCGCTGACCCTTGGGGATCTCGATGGTGACGTCGAACTCCACGCCGATTCCTCGCTGTCGTGTCGATGATGATTCGGGGAGAGGATATCGGGTCGAGGATAAGGTTGGTTGTCTGACCACCCACGAATCACAGTGAAGACGGAGGCGCGTTGCCGGGCCAGGGAAAGAAGAAGATGGGCTCGTTGGCGGGACGCCACCGTCGGAACATGCGAATTCTGTTCGCGTCGGTCGTCGTCGTGGTGCTCGCGATGGCGGCTGTACTCGTGGTCGCGGTGACCGCGCACAACGCGTCGGCGGGCCGCGGTGAACTGACGATCGCGCCCGAACCGGCGCCGATCACGGCGGCCCCGCAGGTCACGCCGGTGCCGGACGACGCCCCGATGCCGACGGCGCAGGGGATCGCCGCCGCGGTCGGTCCGGCCGCCGCGAACCCCGACCTCGGCAAGTTCAGCGGAACGGTCGCCGACGCGGTCACCGGTCAGGTCCTGTGGAGCGTCAACCCGCAGACCCCGATGACCCCGGCGTCGACCACCAAGGTCCTCACCGCGGGATCCGCGTTGCTGGCGTTGCCGACCGACCGCCGTGTGACGACGAAGGTGGTGCAGGGCGCGACTCCCGGCGAGATCGTCCTCGTCGCCGGTGGTGATCCCACTCTCACCGCGAAACCGGTCGGGGAGAACGGCTACTACCCGGGTGCGGCGCACATCTCGCAACTGGTCGATCAGATCCGGAACGCGGGCATCCAGGTCACGAGCATCGTGGTCGACATCAGCATCTACTCGGGCGACACCATGGCGCAGGGGTGGTTCCCGACGGACGTCGGCGCCGGATTCATCACCCCCACCGAACCGATCATGATCGACGGCGGACGGGCCGACCCGCTCGTGGACGAATCGCCGCGCAGTTCGACACCCGCGCTCGACGCCGGGCGGACGCTCGCCGGTGCGCTCGGCGTCGCCCCGTCGGCGGTCACGTCGGGGGTCGCGGCGCCCGGTGCGGCTACCGTGGCGAGCGTGCAGTCCGCGCCGCTGCGCGACCGGTTGCGGCAGATGATGGAACACTCGGACAATGTGCTTGCCGAAGCGATCGGGCGGGAGGTTGCCATGAATGCCGGCGCGGAAGCATCGTTCGACGGCGCCGTCGCGACCATCGGCCAGACGCTGACCGCGGCCGGATTCGATCTGTCGGGGTTCACCCTGCACGATGCCAGCGGGTTGTCCGTCGACGACCGCATCGCCCCGCACACGCTCGACCAGGTCCTCACGGCCGCCGCGGGCGACGGAAATCCCGCCCTGCGGCCGATGCTCGACTACCTGCCGGTGGCCGGTGCCACGGGCAGTCTGTCGGACCGGTACGCGTCGGGGAACCGCACGGGCGCCGGATGGGTGCGGGCGAAGACCGGCACCCTGTCCACGGCCAGCGCGCTCGCCGGCTACGTGGTGGACCAGAACGGGCGTGTGCTCACGTTCGCGCTGATGTCCAACGACCGCCCGCCGGAGGTCAGCCGTCCCGCGCTCGACGCACTGGCGGCCGCGCTCCGCACGTGCGGGTGCCAGTGATGGCCGCCGAGGGAAATGCCTTCAGCGGTGCCGTCGACTGGAAGCTTGCAGCCAGGACGGGGGTGAAGCTCGCGCGCAGCGGACCGGTGACGTCGCGGTACACCGCCGAAACCGTGGTCGCGGAACTGGCCGACGCGTCGATGCGCGCGGAACTGCCCGTCCGGGAAGTCACCGGCCTCGCCGACGGACTTCCGGTGCCGACCGCCCAGATCCTCGACCGGGCCGGGTGGATCCACGCCGCCGCGCACTCGATGTCGCAACTCACGGGCGGCGACGCCGCTCCCGGCACGCTGGTCGGCAAGCCGGCAGGCATTCAGGCCGGGGCGATGCTCGCGTACCTGTCGTCGGCGATCCTCGGCCAGTACGACCCGTTCACCGGCGACAACGGAACCCTGCTGCTCGTGGCGCCCAACGTGGTGTCCGTCGAGCGCACATTGCGGGTGCGGCCCAGCGACTTCCGGCTCTGGGTGTGCCTCCACGAGGTGACGCACCGGGTGCAGTTCTCGTCCTCACCGTGGCTCACCGGATACATGCAGGAGTCGGTGGAGACCCTCGGATCCGCCGAGGACGAGTCCGTCACCGACATGGTCGGCCGATTGTCGTCCGCGCTGCGCGCCCGCGGGCGCACGGAACCGGACGAGTCGGGCGCACCGGGCGGCATCGTCGGACTGCTGCGCGCGGCCCAGGCGGAGCCGCAACGCGAAGCACTCGACCGTCTGCTGGTACTCGGCACCCTCCTCGAGGGACATGCGGACCACGTGATGGACGCCGTCGGCCCCGCGGTCGTGCCGTCGGTGGCCGCGATCCGGGCGGCGTTCGATCAGCGGCGCCGCCGCAAGAGCAATCCGGTGCAGCGTCTCATCCGGGCACTGCTCGGGATGGACGCCAAGATGGCGCAGTACGTGCGCGGCAAGGCATTCGTCGACGCGGTCGTGGACAGGGTCGGGATGGACCGGTTCAACGTCGTGTGGACCGGCCCCGACACCTTGCCGCGGCTCGCGGAGATCGACGCGCCGGACGCCTGGGTGTCCCGGGTTCTGGGCTGATTCGAGGAAGGGCTGAGCGGTGATGGTGCTTCCCGAGGAGCCGGCGATCCTCGAGGTTCGTCACGCCGTGCGGCGCTGGATCGCGGCGCACGCCCCGGACGGTGAGATCGCGGTCGCGTTGTCGGGTGGCGCCGACTCACTGGCACTGACCGCGGCGGCCGCCGCCGAGGCACGGTCGGTGTGTGCCCTCGTCGTCGATCATCGGCTGCAGCCGGGTTCCGCCGACGTGGCCGACGAGGCGGCCGCCCGTGCCCGAGCGCTCGGCTGCGCGTCCGCCGAGGTGCTTCCCGTCGATGTGACCGGGTCGGGCGGACTCGAGGC
This genomic interval carries:
- a CDS encoding MDR family MFS transporter, whose protein sequence is MRTTSKRQRSEETVSNSVETPVAYTHRQILAVLSGLMLGMFLAALDQTIVATAIRTIADDLDGYSLQAWATTAYLVTATLATPLYGKLSDIYGRKPFFMFAITVFVIGSVMCTFSTSMYMLAAFRAVQGLGAGGLFSLALTIIGDIVSPRERAKYQGYFLAVFGTSSVLGPVLGGVFAGQDVILGIDGWRWVFLVNVPVGLVALTVVSRVLHLPRRPSGSRRIDWWGAIALAVGVVPLLVVAEQGHSWGWGSSKSLACYVIGVIGVLAFVSVELAMKDDALIPMRFFRNSTFALGVVISLVVGAVMFGGITLLPQYLQVVKGSSPTLAGFQILPMVLGLMAGSVVSGQMISRTGRYRYFPILGTALIGIGAFLLHTLAADTPMPVVMVFMLILGLGLGNLMQPLTLAIQNALPPQDMGVSTGAATFFRQIGGTAGVAIFLSILFSRLTPAIGERVTAAAGTADFRRAVAAAAQSNDPAEAAMGQGMLSPDHTGVSGVLTDSSVIGKLDDVLALPFREGFADAIGSVFLSVSMLAVVAFVLTLLWKEVPLRSESGLQAAARGDAQE
- the dacB gene encoding D-alanyl-D-alanine carboxypeptidase/D-alanyl-D-alanine endopeptidase, yielding MGSLAGRHRRNMRILFASVVVVVLAMAAVLVVAVTAHNASAGRGELTIAPEPAPITAAPQVTPVPDDAPMPTAQGIAAAVGPAAANPDLGKFSGTVADAVTGQVLWSVNPQTPMTPASTTKVLTAGSALLALPTDRRVTTKVVQGATPGEIVLVAGGDPTLTAKPVGENGYYPGAAHISQLVDQIRNAGIQVTSIVVDISIYSGDTMAQGWFPTDVGAGFITPTEPIMIDGGRADPLVDESPRSSTPALDAGRTLAGALGVAPSAVTSGVAAPGAATVASVQSAPLRDRLRQMMEHSDNVLAEAIGREVAMNAGAEASFDGAVATIGQTLTAAGFDLSGFTLHDASGLSVDDRIAPHTLDQVLTAAAGDGNPALRPMLDYLPVAGATGSLSDRYASGNRTGAGWVRAKTGTLSTASALAGYVVDQNGRVLTFALMSNDRPPEVSRPALDALAAALRTCGCQ
- a CDS encoding crotonase/enoyl-CoA hydratase family protein; this translates as MTEQKTWNAFTVERKDHVAQVTLIGPGKGNAMGPDFWSELPEIFGELDTDPDVRAVVIAGSGKNFSFGLDLPAMSGSFGSVLADKAQAGPRTTFHDMIKRMQSGINAVADCRKPVVAAVQGWCIGGGVDLISACDIRYASTDAKFSIREVKVAIVADMGSFARLPAIIGDGHLRELALTGKDIDSGRAEKIGLVNDVFADADAVLAAAHATAAEIAANPPLVVHGIKDVLDHSRAAAVDDSLRYVAAWNAAFLPSQDLTEAITAVFEKRAPEFTGE
- a CDS encoding inorganic diphosphatase; the encoded protein is MEFDVTIEIPKGQRNKYEVDHVTGRVKLDRYLYTAFGYPADYGFIENTLGEDGDPLDALVLLPESVFPGVIVEARPVGMFKMVDEAGGDDKVLCVPAGDPRWDHIQDIGDVPQFELDAIKHFFVHYKDLEPGKHVEAADWVGVAEAKAEVEASFKRLKDNGGH
- a CDS encoding zinc-dependent metalloprotease — translated: MAAEGNAFSGAVDWKLAARTGVKLARSGPVTSRYTAETVVAELADASMRAELPVREVTGLADGLPVPTAQILDRAGWIHAAAHSMSQLTGGDAAPGTLVGKPAGIQAGAMLAYLSSAILGQYDPFTGDNGTLLLVAPNVVSVERTLRVRPSDFRLWVCLHEVTHRVQFSSSPWLTGYMQESVETLGSAEDESVTDMVGRLSSALRARGRTEPDESGAPGGIVGLLRAAQAEPQREALDRLLVLGTLLEGHADHVMDAVGPAVVPSVAAIRAAFDQRRRRKSNPVQRLIRALLGMDAKMAQYVRGKAFVDAVVDRVGMDRFNVVWTGPDTLPRLAEIDAPDAWVSRVLG